Part of the Antechinus flavipes isolate AdamAnt ecotype Samford, QLD, Australia chromosome 2, AdamAnt_v2, whole genome shotgun sequence genome is shown below.
ccatcagtaagcatcatatgcaatggggaaaaactggaacctttcccagtaagatctggagtgaagcaaggttgcccactatcaccattattatttaatatcgtattagaaacactagcctcggcaataagagtcgagaaagatataaaaggaattagagtaggcaatgaggaaaccaaactatcactctttgcagatgacatgatggtatacctagagaaccccagagattctaccaaaaagctattggaaataattcataattttagcaaagtagctggctacaaaataaatccccataaatcctcagcatttttatacatcaccaacaaaacccaacagcaagagatacaaagagaaattccattcagaataactgttgataccataaaatatttgggaatctatctaccaaaggaaagtcaggaattatatgagcaaaattataaaaaagtctccacacaaataaagtcagacttaaataattggaaaaatattaagtgctcttggatcggccgagcgaacataataaagatgacaatactccctaaactaatctatttatttagtgctataccaatcagacttccaagaaaatattttattgatctagaaaaaataacaacaaaattcatatggaacaataaaaagtcgagaatctcaagggaattaatgaaaaaaaaatcaaatgaaggtggcctagctgtacctgatctaaaattatattataaagcagcagtcaccaaaaccatttggtattggctaagaaatagattagtggatcagtggaaaaggctaggctcacaagacagaatagtcaactatagcaatctagtgtttgacaaacccaaagcccctaacttctgggaaaagaattcattatttgataaaaactgctgggataattggaaattagtatggcagaaattaggcatggacccacacttaacaccatataccaagataagatcagaatgggtctatgacctaggcataaagaacgagactataaataaattagaggaacatagaatagtttatctctcagacttgtggaggaaaaagaaatttgtgaccaaagatgaactagagaccattactgatcacagaatagaaaatttcgattacatcaaattaaaaagcctttgtacaaataaaactaatgcaaacaagattagaagggaagcgacaaactgggaaaacattttcacagttaaaggttctgataaaggcctcatttccaaaatatatagagaactgactcaaatttataagaaatcaagccattctccaattgataaatggtcaaaggatatgaacagacaattttcagaggatgagattgaaactattaccactcatatgaaagagtgttccaaatcattattgatcagagaaatgcaaattaagacaactctgagataccactacacacctgtcagattggctaagatgacaggaaaaaataatgatgaatgttggaggggatgcgggaaaactgggacactaatgcattgttggtggagttgtgaacgaatccaaccattctggagagcaatctggaattatgcccaaaaaattatcaaaatgtgcatatcctttgatccagcagtgtttctattgggcttatatcccaaagaaatactaaagaagggaaagggacctgtatgtgccaaaatgtttgtagcagccctgtttgtagtggctagaaactggaaaatgaatggatgcccatcaattggagaatggctgggtaaattgtggtatatgaatgttatggaatattattgttctgtaagaaatgaccagcaggatgaatacagagaggcttggagagacctacatgaactgatgctaagtgaaatgagcagaaccaggagatcattatacacttcgacaacgatattgtatgaggacatattttgatggaagtggatttctttgacaaagagacctgagtttcaattgataaatgacggacaaaagcagctacacccaaagaaagaacactgggaaacgaatgtgaactatctgcatttttgtttctcttcccggattatttataccttctgaatccaattctccctatgcaacaagagaactgttcggttctgcaaacatatattgtatctaggatatactgcaacatatccaacatataaaggactgcttgccatctaggggagggggtggagggagggaggggaaaaaaaaaatcggaacagaaatgagtgtaaatataatgtaattattaaataaaaaaattaaaaaaaaaaaaaaaaagaagagctgAGATTTAACCCTCAGACCtctaacactaaaaaaaaaaaaaaaaaaaaaaaaacaatctatatTGGACTCAATCCAAAGGATGTAATGTAAGACAATTACCAATATGAGGACAACAGTGAATTTGCAAGCAGGGGACTCTTATTTCTCCAGGAGTGATTCTAGCTGTTCCTGCAAGGAACTGAGCTGTTGCTTCTCTCGTTCTTCCTGCTGTTTGAGTTCAACCAAAACAGCCTGAAGACGAGTCTTGAGTGCCAGATTTTCTACTTTGATGATGAGGTCTTCTTGTCGTTTTGCTCTCACTTGGGTCTCTTGAAGTTTACCTTTCATTATGTCAATCTGCTTCTGAATTCCCACGACCATCtgatttgtttcctcattttcttgGCGCTGCTCACTGGATTCATCAAGCTTGTCTTGTAGTTGCCTCTCTAGGTCTTCTTCAGTGTCAATGATTTTTATATCTTCATCATCATAAGGATCTCTCTCATCTTCTTCTTCACTACTGCTGCTGATATCATTAAATATCTCCCTGAGCTCATCATGTTCTGAGGAGCTATGGCCCTGCTTATGGCCACTCATTCCTGGAGAGAAAATATCTAGACCTGCTAAGGAAACCTGGTTGTCGGCTTCCTTTGTTTCATCTTCTGCAATTACCTCCCATCGGGCACTGACAGCTTCTGCATCTGTACTGAGAAGcctctttacttctttttccacATCTGGTGATTCAATGTACTTCTTCTTGGCTGTTTTACGGAACCTTTTCTTTCTGACATTCTTAAGCGGCAGAGTGATACCATGATTCCAGATGAATTTCCTCTCCctgtccttccttatcttttttcttacttGCTTTTGGATCAGTAGTGGCAACTGGTTCTTCTGGAGGAGGGTAAAGATCCCCATCCACACTGCACACTAGCATCTGGCAGATATCTGCTGTcttgtaaaaagtttttttaatgcaGGGCAGGTCAACCACCTTAGCTGCTAATGGAGCACGGTCTACTCGGACAATTCCATGACGTCCATCTGCATCTTCAGTATCTATATAGAAGTAGAATAATGTACACAAAAGCTCTCTGTGAATACCAACTGTTTTCCCTGAAATAGTCAGGGAATAATATCAAGGAATTCAGTTTGAGGTCTTGGAGAGAAGGTAACCAATACCAAACTTGGGGTATTTCAAGTTTTGCCAGGGGAATTGGGATATTGAGGTCAAAAGTTTGGTTCAGTTCAATAGTTGAATAATCCAATGGCATCTTCTGTGCATGCCTTAGTTTCTTAATATACAAATAGAGTTTATCATGAGGTTAAATTGTTATAATAAATGTGAGTACAAAAAGGCTTCAAAAATAGGCCTACTTCAAAGACaaactagaatacattatggaatacaaaatagattattttgtttatattaagttaaaaactttttgtacaaacaaattactgtagacaagattagaagggaagcagtaaactgggggaaaatttttacattcaagggttctgataaaggcctcattttcaaaattcgtagaaaattgactcaaatttataagaatacaagacattctccaattgataaatggccaaagaatatgaagagacaattttcagataaagaaagtaaagccatttctaatcatttgaaaaatcactattgatcagagaaatgcaaattaatacaactctgaggtaccatttcacagttctcagattgactaagataatgataaatgctggaggagatatgggaaaactggaatactaatacattgttggtggagttgtgaactgatccaatcattctggagagcaatttgaactctgcccaaagggctatcaactgtgcataccctttgatctagcagtatctctaggcctatatcccaaagagctaataaaaaagggaaaagaacctacatgtgcaaaaatgtttgtagcagctcttcttgtagtgacaagaactggaaactgagtggatgctcatcacttggagaatggctaaataaattatggtatgtgaatattagggaatattattaccatataagaaataatcaacaggatgatttcagaaaggcctagagagacttacatgaattgatgctaagtgaagtgaatagaaccaggagaatattgtgcacagcaatagcaagattatatgatgatctattctgatggacgtggctcttttcaacactgagatgattcaggccagttccaattctcttgtgacagagagagccacctgcacccagagagagaactgtggggactaagaatgaatcacagcatagtattttcacttttgttattgttattattggcttgcattttattttctttttcattttttcccctttttgatctgatttttcttgtttcagcacgataattatggaaatatgtgtagaagaattgtacatgtttaacgtatattgtattatttgctgtgtagggaagggggtgggaagaaggaagggagaaaaaaaatttggatcacaaggttttgcaagggtgaaagttgaaaactatgcatatgttttaaaaataaaaagctttataaaaaaatagaTCCACTGATAAATTGCACATTCATCTTTGGAGGACAAGTCTTAGTTGAAATTTGGAAAAGATCTTCTCCAGTGGGCAGGCTACCAGGAcctttaatgcttttttttttctgtccatagAAACTCACAAATTCTATCTTGAAAGCTTGGAAGGCTTGTGAGAAGAAGTTGATATAATGGAAGGAAACCAGCCCTCAGTATTAGGGGGACCTGTGTTTGAATATTATTGCTAACATTATATAACCGAGTGACCATGGacagaggtgtttttttttaacctctctgagtttcATCCAAATTAATACCTGTCATATCTGCATCATAAGGTTATTATGAGAACCAATTAAAATAACATGTATAATGCTTTGGAGATTTTAAAttaatcaactttttaaaatttccattgaTAAGTATCCATATGCATGgatatgaacaaaataaaacataaaaaaatcactaagactctaaattattataaatgtaaTCATAGAGATTGTTAAGAATGAGGGGTAGGAGGGAGAGTCTGTGGGTACAGATTGTCCCAAAACtcttagttcaatttttttagtTACTAAAGTTGAAAAAtgaactaagacttttgagacactCATATGTAGTTTAGGAAGGTAATTAAAAAACTTATCTATATTTAATGAGGATTTTGTTGCTTTGTTATTCAATGCCCTCTCTCTTTTATGTAATTACagtcattatgtatattattttttcagtcttgcTTTCTTTACTcttcataaaattatttcatacaattcttccaatatttctgatttcttgatattcattattctttaaaaaatagtactACTATATTACCTTCAGATGTTCagatgccataatttgtttagatATTTACCTATTATTAGGCAcactgtttattttgtttgttaccATTACAAATAGTGCTGCCATGAATATTCCtgtacacatattttttttttatccccaatcAATATAGTCTTTAGGCTATAAACTAGGATGACAGAATCAGAGTATGAacatttttgttctcttattgtataattaatttttctttcccaaaagatGGAACTAAATCACAACTTGACAAGTAGTGAGTGCATCAGCTTGCTAGTGTgtgtttaattttattgatgcaTTTGGTTTTATATTGTTGATACTTCCCTACAACTCctctcccctaaaaaaaaaatccctcacaAATTACATCCCCTCAAGCAATTTATCTGTTTATTAACAGAAAGAAGGGGTATGTCATTCAACTTTGATGGTGTGTTACTAACATTAACCATTATATTTGAACAGATTTTATTGTTTCTACATCTGGACTTTGTTTACAATGTTGTAGCCAttatgtctacacacacacacacacacacacacacacagagtacacacacacacatgtatagaaagagacacacagagaaatataTCAAATGTacatagatttatatataaatctaatttcagtaactagctgtgtgactgtcacttaactctgcctcaatttcctcatctctaaaattagctggacaaggaaatggcaaactactctaatatctcttccaagaaatccccaaatggagttacaaagaattggacatggctgaacaacaacaacagtcaTTATGTATTTCTAAAATCTGTTTATTTCAATTTGTCCCACTTTATGGTTTCCCATATTTCTCTAAAATCTTTATTCCTAATGATATAACAATATTTTACcacataaatataacataatttgaTCAGCCCTTCCCCAATCATTGGATAGATATTTTGCTTCTAACAATAACTAGGATtcatatagcacctactatgaaccacatatgctaagtgttttatatattgtgtcatttgatactcacaatagcccttctattcattctttaaagaccaattttttttttttaaagcgtTCTTCCAGGAACTCTTCCTTATTCTTCCAGGCAGTAATGACATTCCTCCTCAGATCTCAATTAGTATTTTGTTCTATAACTTATTAGGGATAGATAGCATTCTATAAATCacattttagagttgttttaatttgttttactccgattattaatgattttaaatatccTTTCAATTGGTTGCTGATCATTTCTCCTTTCAAAAACTGTCTGGTCAAATATTTTTGACTCctagaaatttttaaattaatttatgtagatTCATTACAAGTTTTGAATGTTAGTCTTTTATCAAAAATGTTTGATGCAAAGATTCTTTCCCTCCAGTATGtaccttgttttcttttcctggCTGCATTACTTttagatgtacaaaaatattaaagcacATTTTACTCTGATCAACAACAGTATATATTGAAAAGAACTGGAATTAGAGCAACCTGtgtttgtatatctatatctccCTGTTCTACctcttgctagttgtgtgattgcatttaacctctctcagttgtttttttaattcatctataaaaaggaaataatatttgtgcaGACCTTACactataaagtgttttataaattttaaagtgtcaCATAAATGTCAAGTATAATTACTGAGGTTTATAAGTGGCAAGAGTACCCTAGTGGATGAAGTCACTGATCTCTGAACTTGAAATATTGAAATTGTGCTTATATAGAAATTTCCTGTGAGAGTGCAAGTATCTCGAAATATTGTTGCCATAAACAATGTTCCCAAGTTGATAAGATGTTTGACTAGTAGATGTTGAGTTGTCTCCAGCTGCTAAAATaagtgtctttctttcttttattggcTCTTGgttgccatttttttcttgtgctggATATATGTATCATATTTCGAATATCCCACAAATTCTATTATGGGCAGTCCCTTCTTACAGAGCTCTGCTGATATGGAATAAGAAGCACTACTGTTGTGCTTTATtaactttttgtgtttgtgtgtgtatgtgtgagtgaggCACCTggatttaagtaatttgcccaataGGAGggctaagtttctgaggctggatttgaacacagttcctcttgactttagggccAGTGGTCTATCTACtgaactatctagctgccccctgctatattaactttttttttctgaggcaattggggttaaatgacttgcccagggtcagaagtgttaagtgtctgagatcaaatttgaactcaggtcctcctgacttcagggctgggctctatccactgtgccacctagctgcccctgctatattaacttttaaaatttattttcttaattcataATTTGAAGCCCTCACATCAGAAAATATTTGCTAATTATTTCTCTAGTTGTCTTTCTCTCATCAGtgtcttttattatatatttgcaataatttaaaaaaaatcatctcatatCTCTACAACAAACCTTTCTGTTATAAGCAACAACTCACTTTACTTGAGTTATATATTAGATTGAGTTTTAGTTACATAGCTGTAATCAGTCATACTGATATAGGTAGGTAGGTACCCTGAAGCCCTTTTTTGGCAGGGGCCACATCTAAATTTGCTTTGGGGCCATTTTTACATCTTCTGCTggtttttacttcatttttgtaGGTCTGACTgctataaaactgtattttaTTGGCTTGTTTATAGAGGTTGCAATCAGACCTCCTGTTGAAGTTACACCTCTATTTGGGAATCTGGTAGCAATAGAGAGGAATTAATGTGACTCCCAGGCAGTTCTAAGAACTTTCTCTTCTCAAATCATCttgtatttacttctctgtgtACATGTTGTGTCCCCCTATAGGGTGTAAGATCTTTGAGAGCAGTTACTGTTTTGCTTCATTATGATATCTCTAGCACTTTGCACAATTCATTGCCTATAATAACCTCAGTTGTCATACATGGAGAAGAATAGGAATTTGGTGTGAATTTATATTAAGTCAACTCATACTACTGTTACCTACTGACATGGTCATTAAATTAGGCTACTTTGCACAAAGGAGTAGAAGTCACTTGTAGATAGAATAGTAAATTGTTATGTTTTTGTCATTGTGTATGATTTCTCTTcactccatttgaagttttctgggcacagatattggaatggtttgccatttccttctcctgctcattttagagatgaagaaactaaggcaaacttgcccgggatcacacattagtaaacatctgaggccagatttaaactcaacaaaatgagtattcctgattctacATACAATAccctattcactgcaccacctaattgcctTCAGAGATAGTGAAAgtaacttgataaatatttgtgacTGCAGTAGCTGAATCCTCCACTTAGATTCTATTTTCTGAATCTGCTCATCAGTATAGTAGGGAATTTGGGGTTAGTTTACTATAGACTGAACCCTTCAACTCTTTTTGTCTACTTCGGGAAAAAACTTTACAGCTCCCTGATAAATGTGGCCCTTCTAGAACTGGATAGTTGCCTGAGTTTAGTTGGTGACCACAAGccagccacatgtatatatgtagctTCACTTCCCCAAATCAGCCCAGACAGGAACTCAGAAGAGCCTTGAGGCAAAAGTTATATGTATCTTAGATCTTTCTTTAGTGATTGACTACATCTGAGTGATTATACAGTGCTATTCAATAAACCCTAGAACTAGAGTAAGATGGTTGAGTTAGTCTTGGTATTTGAAATACTTGAATTTGAATAACAAACATACTACCCTAAAAGTTACTAGTGAAAGGAAACCTTGGAGATTCACTTGTTTTGTTAGCTTTTTGAGGTGTAAAATTCTGAATAATACTGGGTTAGGAATGGAGAGCTAGAAGGGGCTTTTTAGGTCTAgtacaaccccttcattttgcaagtgaggaaaccaaagctcAGAGGGATTAAACAACTCCTTGAAGATCACATAGGCAGTGAATGGTAACTTAGAAATCAAATCTAGGTATTCCAAGCCTAAATCCACTCCCATACCCGCTGTATAAAGTTGTCTTCTAGAAATGCTAGGAATTAAAAGAATCTATACATTTGCCATAAACTTTTAGAGTAAGACTTTAGACTTTATCTAATCTCCatcattttattggaaaaaacagAACTAGAAAGGACAAATGCCCATAGTCTTATAGGTAATAAGCAACAGAACCAGTCCTTTGATTGTAGATGcaacattttccccattagattatgctGCAGAAAACTGCAACCGAATATTTTTGATTAGTTGAGCTATTTTGTTTGAATTCTAAATAAAgagatttatttatattgttttttggaGTAGTGGAAGAAAAAGGTATTCAACATAAATGGTTCTTGCTTACTGAATGGAATTACAGATTAGAGATGATTTAATGAATCTgatatgtaaaatggaagtagTTGACCATACTACCCTTTCAGTGCTATCATTATATGATCCCAAGGAAAGTCAAGCTGATTTTTTCTGCCATCAATAAAACTTGAGGTCAGAAGGAAAGATTGTCTCACTAAGACTTTGTTTGGTACTGGTTCTTCTAGGACAGCTAATCCCAAGAGAAGTTTAGTATCAGAACTTCCACAGCTGGTTAATAGCTAACTGATACAGCCAAAGAAAATAGCCCCACCTTTAAAGCAACTGGCTCTCTGCTTCAGTTATGGACTCAGAATTTAAGAGTGAACTAGAACCTGAGTGATTGATGCTCAAAGAGAGAAATGGTtgaaattctctctatatttgtctGGCTTGAAGTTGAGAGATGGGAGGAAAAGAGGGTTGGAGGACTTTTATTTAGAAATTGTGGAGAGGACAAAACTAATCTTTGAACCATCAAGAAATTACCCCCTTGTGTAGGATGTgagctttttctctctctatgtatTTGGTATTTGTGCTAACAATTACCACTGTGTAAGAAATCTCCCTGGGTGAGAGTGACTCACACAGTTCTTGTGTCAGAAAATATTTGGCTTTCACTGCAGGGCGAGACTTTTGAAGGGAGGTAGGGGGTCATGTAGAATTCTTACTGTCTCTAATAGTCAGTGTCACTAGAAGATTGAAGTGGTTTTATGTCACAGCCCTTCATCAGTTTCCCAAGTCCTTGctgaaaatggggagggggaatcTATCATCTAGCactaaatatttctctctttagaGTCAGCTTGGAAGAATCACCAATTTATTAGAGAGTTGCTTGCTCTTTTTAATCCTTGCTAATTCATTACTATGTTGTTTCTATATTCAAACTGAGACCCACACCCAGAAGCTTTTGGTTTCCAAAGACATTAGAGCCAGCAGCAAGGACAATGATAGCCAGATACATCAGAGACAGCTGTGAACCTCTTATTTTGCCAGTAACCCCCAGTCAAATGGAATTCTAGAGATGTGAACTTAATCACTGGTCAAATAGTTGGGGAGTTAGTTAATCCAATTAACAGGAGATGACATCCTATAGTGGAAATAGCACTGGGTTTGGACTTTGAGGACTTGGGTTTAAGGCTTATCccttatatttcttatttatttgactttgggcaaattatttaatttctttaagccttagtttcttcatctgttaaatgaaggagttagattaGGTAATCTATAaggtctttccagctctaaacccTATATTCTGAATTCTAGGCGTTCATAAAGCAAGAGTTGTGTATGTATTCCTGTTTCAAATATAATAAGGTTTTACCATATTAAAAACAGTCATTTTTGGCAGATCTTAAAAGGGAACTAAATCTGATTTAGAGAGTTGCTTGCTCTTTTTAATCCTTGCTAATTCATTACTATGTCTCTATATTCAAACTGTCCTTTAAGACAGTTCCTTAATATTTTCTATGAAGTAGAACAGAGAAGATGTTTGATGACAAAGTAAACTTCCATCTTTAGAtacatttgtttattttgctcCCCTTTCCCTACATTGTAATATCTCTGTCCCTTTTAAAATGGTAATTTCTCTCCTTTAGGATGTGTGGTTTTCAGTGTAACCCTGTCACTCACAGAAGTCATCAATACCCTTTCCTGTGAAATGATGTTATCCTCAATTGGAGGCCATTTttgttgcctttcttttcttttaaagttacaTAAGCTCAATGTTGAAGAGTTAAAATTATATCCCTAGCCCAGTGATTGTCACTCCCTAAAGCTTAAAATTTGAGGTTGAGTTTTGTGaattacattctattttttttttttttttttgtattcaagtGCTGGTTTGCTACAGTTAGACTAAATCAATGGTTCCCAACCTCATTTTTAGATCCAAATCAGACTTACCTCAATGTATGCCCCTGAGGAACTTTAGAAAAAGATTATAGGATGTTGAGTtgtaaaggaccttagaaatcatctactcataggatcatagacttaaagTAAGTAAGAATGAATCTTAGAAGTCattaaatcattttacagatgaggaaactgagacacagagatgCCTAGTTggcttgccctgggtcacacagctaaataaataagaaggaattTGAGCctattttcttgactccaattcCAGCACCCTAttcattaatattttccccaacttTCTTATCTTATCAacaagtaaactgaggctcagacagGGGGACTcttttttccaataaattttccttgatttccCTGCCAAGCATTATGAGCAGAGGCTCCAGAAGCAGCCTTTCAAACTACCATTTCCAGGAGCAAGTACAATAGTGGTAAGGGGATTATTAACATCCACTTCCATATTTCCATCTCCAGTTCCTCCAACATA
Proteins encoded:
- the LOC127546894 gene encoding LOW QUALITY PROTEIN: transcription initiation factor TFIID subunit 7-like (The sequence of the model RefSeq protein was modified relative to this genomic sequence to represent the inferred CDS: deleted 1 base in 1 codon), whose protein sequence is MTDTEDADGRHGIVRVDRAPLAAKVVDLPCIKKTFYKTADICQMLVCSVDGDLYPPPEEPVATTDPKASKKKDKKDRERKFIWNHGITLPLKNVRKKRFRKTAKKKYIESPDVEKEVKRLLSTDAEAVSARWEVIAEDETKEADNQVSLAGLDIFSPGMSGHKQGHSSSEHDELREIFNDISSSSEEEDERDPYDDEDIKIIDTEEDLERQLQDKLDESSEQRQENEETNQMVVGIQKQIDIMKGKLQETQVRAKRQEDLIIKVENLALKTRLQAVLVELKQQEEREKQQLSSLQEQLESLLEK